In the genome of Lynx canadensis isolate LIC74 chromosome X, mLynCan4.pri.v2, whole genome shotgun sequence, one region contains:
- the ATP6AP1 gene encoding V-type proton ATPase subunit S1 has product MAATAAARLQAGTRQAPALWQMRWLLLVLVAVAVAVAEAEQQVPLVLWSSDRDLWGPAANTHEGHITSDMQLSTYLDPALELGPRNVLLFLQDKLSIEDFTAYGGVFGNKQDSAFSNLENALDLAPSSLVLPAVDWYAVSTLTTYLQEKLGASPLHVDLATLRELRLNASLPALLLIRLPYTASSGLMAPREVLTGNDEVIGQVLSTLKSEDVPYTAALTAVRPSRVARDVAMVTGGLGRQLLQKQTASAVVHPPVSYNDTAPRILFWAQNFSVAYGNHWEDLTSLTFGVQDLNLTGSFWNDSVARLSLTYEQLFGTTVTFRFILANRFYPVSARHWFTMERLEIHSNGSVTYFNASQVTGPSIYSFHCEYVSCLGKNGDLLVPRVRPSLWQMTLQHFQIQAFNVTGEQFSYASDCAGFFSPGIWMGLLTSLFMLFIFTYGLHMILSLKTMDRFDDHKGPTISLTQIV; this is encoded by the exons ATGGCGGCGACCGCAGCGGCTCGGCTTCAGGCGGGGACGCGGCAGGCCCCAGCGCTCTGGCAGATGCGGTGGCTACTGCTGGTGctggtggcggtggcggtggcggtggcggagGCGGAGCAGCAGGTGCCGCTGGTGCTGTGGTCGAGTGACCG GGACTTGTGGGGTCCTGCGGCCAACACCCACGAGGGCCACATCACCAGCGACATGCAGCTCTCCACCTACTTAGACCCCGCCCTGGAGCTGGGCCCCCGGAATGTGCTGCTGTTCCTCCAGGACAAG CTGAGCATTGAGGACTTCACAGCATATGGTGGCGTGTTTGGAAACAAGCAGGATAGCGCCTTTTCGAACCTGGAG aATGCCCTGGATCTGGCTCCTTCCTCTCTGGTGCTTCCTGCCGTCGATTGGTATGCGGTCAGCACTCTGACCACTTACCTGCAGGAGAAGCTTGGGGCCAGCCCCCTGCACGTGGACTTGGCCACCCTGCGGGAGCTGAGACTCAATGCCAGCCTCCCAGCCTTGCTGCTCATCCGCCTGCCGTACACAGCCAG CTCAGGTCTGATGGCGCCGAGGGAGGTCCTCACGGGCAATG ATGAGGTCATCGGGCAGGTGCTGAGCACACTCAAATCCGAAGACGTCCCGTACACCGCGGCCCTCACGGCGGTCCGCCCTTCCCGG GTGGCCCGTGATGTAGCCATGGTGACTGGGGGGCTAGGTCGCCAGCTGCTGCAAAAACAGACAGCGTCAGCTGTGGTCCATCCCCCTGTGAGTTACAATGACACCGCCCCCCGGATCCTGTTCTGGGCCCAAAACTTCTCGGTGGCATACGGGAACCACTGGGAGGACCTGACCTCCCTCACCTTTGGGGTCCAGGATCTTAACCTCACTGGCTCCTTCTGGAATGACTCCGTTGCCAG GCTTTCGCTGACCTACGAACAACTCTTTGGTACCACCGTGACATTCAG GTTCATTCTGGCCAACCGCTTCTACCCGGTGTCTGCCCGCCACTGGTTTACCATGGAGCGCCTTGAAATCCACAGCAACGGCTCTGTCACCTACTTCAACGCCTCCCAGGTCACAGGGCCTAGCATCTACTCCTTTCATTGCGAGTACGTCAGCTGTCTGGGCAAGAACGGCGACCTCCTCGTGCCCCGCGTGCGGCCCTCTCTCTGGCAGATGACCCTTCAGCACTTCCAG ATCCAAGCCTTCAACGTGACAGGCGAGCAGTTCTCCTACGCCAGTGACTGCGCCGGCTTCTTCTCCCCGGGCATCTGGATGGGGCTGCTCacttccctgttcatgctgttcATCTTCACCTATGGCTTACACATGATCCTCAGCCTCAAGACCATGGACCGCTTTGACGACCACAAGGGCCCCACCATCTCTTTGACCCAGATTGTGTGA